In Salarias fasciatus chromosome 20, fSalaFa1.1, whole genome shotgun sequence, a single window of DNA contains:
- the LOC115408340 gene encoding amphoterin-induced protein 3, translating to MTCRLYPGLRLFLLLPLLHTSEETCPPMCLCISDTVSCSSSGLSKLPLSIPTFSVTLDLSHNHFSWLGPGNFDRMPRLENLRMSHNQIVTLTHDVFRNASGLRHIDLSSNRLRVVEHHYFQGLWRLEELLLFNNKITQVEAGTLSGLSSLKKAYFSLNQITHFPFFSIQDHSHPFLTMLDLSSNRMARLPWEDVKALPRLVQRGLYLHNNSLICDCTMYSVFWHWDLRGYDTVKHFTAEHVCTISGEPQGSVQFMQYSRFFHNCTVEKVVSQPVTVLLSSVFAYEGESIHLDCQTSLNSTDLSFTWLSPSRGYITQVSSNGTLISLFPNGTLEIQATKVSDSGLYVCTAVDVKQELNATREVNVTVHLPTAEIFNTGYTTLLGCMVTTILILMYLYLTPCRCSCCKQPRPPAIPVAPYDPGALSSVFCSSSREQAMIQANKHVAFIEPMVGEDGTQWTLES from the coding sequence ATGACCTGCAGACTCTATCCGGGCCTCcgcctcttcctgctgcttcctctcctccacacctCCGAGGAGACCTGCCCACCCATGTGCCTCTGCATATCGGACACcgtcagctgcagctccagcggtCTGTCCAagctccctctctccatccccaCCTTCTCGGTCACCCTCGACCTCAGCCACAACCACTTCTCCTGGCTCGGACCAGGAAACTTCGACAGGATGCCCAGGCTGGAAAACCTGCGGATGTCCCACAATCAGATCGTCACTCTGACTCACGACGTGTTTCGCAACGCATCTGGCCTCCGGCACATCGACCTGTCCTCCAACAGGCTGCGCGTGGTGGAGCACCACTACTTCCAAGGCCTCTGGAGgttggaggagctgctgctcttcaacaacAAGATCACGCAGGTGGAGGCCGGCACACTGAGCGGCCTGAGCAGCTTGAAGAAAGCCTACTTCAGCCTCAACCAGATCACGCACTTCCCGTTCTTCTCCATCCAAGACCACAGCCATCCATTCCTGACGATGCTGGACCTCTCGTCCAACCGAATGGCCCGTCTGCCGTGGGAGGATGTGAAGGCTTTGCCCCGGCTGGTGCAGCGGGGGCTGTATCTTCACAACAACTCCCTTATCTGCGACTGCACCATGTACAGCGTGTTTTGGCACTGGGATCTGCGGGGTTACGACACAGTCAAACACTTCACAGCGGAGCACGTCTGCACAATCTCTGGGGAGCCGCAGGGGTCCGTCCAGTTCATGCAGTACAGCCGCTTCTTCCACAACTGCACCGTGGAGAAGGTCGTCTCACAACCTGTGACTGTTCTCCTGTCGAGCGTGTTTGCTTACGAGGGAGAAAGCATACATCTCGATTGTCAAACATCTCTAAATAGCACAGACCTTTCATTCACATGGCTTTCCCCCAGCAGGGGGTACATCACCCAGGTCAGCTCCAACGGCACGCTAATTAGCCTCTTTCCCAACGGTACCTTGGAAATCCAAGCAACCAAGGTCAGTGACTCAGGTCTGTACGTGTGCACAGCGGTGGATGTTAAACAGGAACTGAATGCGACTCGGGAGGTTAATGTGACAGTGCACCTGCCTACAGCGGAGATTTTCAACACGGGTTACACCACACTGCTGGGCTGCATGGTGAccaccatcctcatcctcatgtACCTGTACCTGACCCCGtgtcgctgcagctgctgcaagcAGCCGAGGCCTCCGGCCATCCCGGTCGCGCCCTACGATCCCGGCGCCCTGTCCTCCGTCTTCTGCTCTTCCTCGAGAGAGCAGGCGATGATTCAGGCTAATAAGCACGTAGCTTTCATAGAGCCGATGGTTGGTGAAGACGGAACTCAATGGACTTTGGAAAGTTGA